The Thermodesulfobacteriota bacterium genome includes a window with the following:
- a CDS encoding O-antigen ligase family protein: MDTTPSRRPALSRLTVLQEVSLYAVLFTIPLFRLGTEITGSESLTPAKIFIGLTFVIWITRILIEKDDTALIFLFHDKATLLMLAFLVITFMSLMFTRYIEPDTIQELSLRIKTALLYFLIVGIIIRRQALKAAIIALLLGSLLTTGAGLYEAATGDAFFKESYRHQFRFTKQSAKTSGLQKTYGGGERVQGLYSDAGFYAHALIIFIGLAMPWALYGRTRSLRAIMAILLLAYLINLIGTGARTGWAALGCAMGVFLLLMKHPHKYLLWAVSVLSVIAVFLGSSLMPNLPTVERLQLKGSISWSWRLDTNLQALEMVRDHPVLGVGTGNYMVEYFNYLEGYPRLSRAMMGWLHNSYLQVWVENGTVGLIILLAFMATVMLGLLDAYFKPSHPDIKIMALGLTTAFVGYAVEFSGVPVIGQEMGWLVFGFSVALISINRRDHKELTAARG, encoded by the coding sequence ATGGATACGACCCCGTCCAGGCGACCAGCCTTATCCCGACTGACCGTATTGCAGGAGGTCAGCCTATACGCGGTGCTGTTCACCATCCCCCTCTTCCGCCTGGGAACGGAAATAACCGGTTCCGAAAGCCTGACGCCGGCCAAAATCTTCATCGGGTTGACGTTTGTAATCTGGATCACCCGTATCCTCATCGAAAAAGACGACACCGCCCTGATCTTCCTGTTCCATGACAAAGCCACCCTGCTGATGCTGGCCTTTCTGGTCATAACGTTCATGTCGCTCATGTTCACCCGTTATATCGAACCGGACACCATCCAGGAGCTATCCCTGCGAATAAAAACCGCCCTCCTCTATTTTCTTATCGTCGGCATCATTATCCGCCGGCAAGCGCTGAAGGCGGCCATTATCGCCCTTCTGCTGGGCAGCCTGCTGACGACGGGCGCCGGGCTGTATGAAGCCGCCACCGGCGACGCCTTTTTCAAGGAAAGCTACCGGCACCAGTTCCGCTTTACCAAACAGAGCGCCAAAACCTCAGGCCTTCAAAAAACATACGGCGGCGGAGAACGGGTTCAGGGTCTATACAGCGACGCCGGATTTTATGCCCATGCCCTCATTATCTTTATCGGGTTGGCCATGCCATGGGCACTGTACGGCCGCACCAGAAGCCTCCGGGCCATCATGGCCATTCTGCTGCTGGCCTATCTGATCAACCTGATCGGAACCGGCGCCAGAACAGGCTGGGCCGCTCTGGGGTGCGCCATGGGCGTCTTTCTCCTGCTCATGAAACACCCGCATAAATATCTGCTGTGGGCCGTCTCCGTCTTATCGGTTATCGCCGTCTTTCTGGGATCTTCCCTGATGCCGAATCTGCCGACCGTGGAACGGCTCCAGCTCAAGGGCAGCATCTCCTGGAGCTGGCGGCTCGACACCAACCTTCAGGCTCTGGAAATGGTCCGCGATCATCCCGTCCTCGGCGTCGGCACCGGCAATTACATGGTGGAATATTTCAATTACCTGGAAGGATACCCGCGGCTGTCCCGCGCCATGATGGGATGGCTGCACAACTCCTATCTTCAGGTCTGGGTTGAAAACGGAACGGTCGGCCTGATCATCCTTCTGGCATTTATGGCGACCGTGATGCTGGGCCTTCTGGACGCCTACTTCAAGCCGTCGCATCCGGACATAAAAATAATGGCGCTGGGCCTCACCACCGCCTTTGTCGGATACGCCGTTGAGTTTTCAGGCGTTCCCGTGATCGGCCAGGAAATGGGCTGGCTGGTCTTTGGCTTCAGTGTCGCCCTGATCTCCATCAACCGGAGAGATCACAAAGAACTGACGGCCGCAAGAGGATAA